In the genome of Taeniopygia guttata chromosome 26, bTaeGut7.mat, whole genome shotgun sequence, one region contains:
- the SLC45A3 gene encoding solute carrier family 45 member 3 has translation MSLQSRRTQLLLVNSLTFGLEVCLAAGITYVPPLLLEVGVEEKFMTMVLGIGPVLGLVFVPLIGSASDQWHSSYGRRRPFIWLLCLGVLLSLFVIPHAGSLAGLCALNPRPLEIAFLIVGIGLLDFCGQVCFTPLEALLSDLFQEPDNCRQAFSMYAFMISLGGCIGYLLPAIDWAFLAPYLGGQESCLFSLLALIFLACVLATLFVTEEAAQGDIPAGPALKDASPRASLWCCCWRAARAPCLLPGRRVLQAGRRLCALLPRLHGLCCRVPGVVRRLFVAELCSWMALMTFMLFYTDFVGEGLYHGVPRAKPGTEARRHYDEGVRMGSLGLFLQCITSIFFSTIMDWLVKHFGTRAVYLASVVFFPGLAFVMCLSRSVTVVTISAALTGFTFSALQILPYMLASLYHHDKQVFLHKYKRKEEEDAALQDKKSAFSKGLLSSQKLSYQNGHTGSLFSSSSSSSSSPPSSSPASPPAVSSSALCVGSPCDVSLRMVVGEPEPGAPGRGICLDLAILDSAFLLSQVVPSLFMGSIVQFTQSVTAYMVSAAGLGLVAIYFATKVVFDKGDMAKCSV, from the exons atgTCCTTGCAGAGCCGCCGgacccagctgctgctggtgaacTCGCTGACCTTCGGGCTGGAGGTGTGCCTGGCCGCCGGCATCACCTACGTGCCGccactgctgctggaggtgggCGTGGAGGAGAAGTTCATGACCATGGTTTTGG GGATAGGCCCTGTCCTTGGGCTGGTTTTTGTGCCTCTGATCGGCTCGGCCAGCGACCAGTGGCACAGCAGCTACGGCCGCAGGAGACCTTTCATctggctgctgtgcctgggggtGCTGCTCAGCCTTTTCGTCATCCCCCACGCCGGCAGCCTGGCCGGCCTGTGCGCCCTCAACCCCCGGCCTCTGGAGATCGCCTTCCTCATCGTGGGCATCGGGCTGCTGGATTTCTGCGGCCAGGTGTGCTTCACCCCGCTGGAGGCCCTGCTCTCCGACCTCTTCCAGGAGCCGGACAACTGCCGCCAGGCCTTCTCCATGTACGCCTTCATGATCAGCCTGGGCGGCTGCATCGGCTACCTGCTGCCAGCCATCGACTGGGCCTTCCTGGCGCCCTACCTGGGCGGGCAGGAGAGCTGCCTCTTCAGCCTGCTGGCCCTCATCTTCCTCGCCTGTGTGCTGGCCACGCTGTTTGTCACAGAGGAGGCCGCCCAGGGGGATatcccggcggggccggcgctgaAGGACGCGTCCCCGAGGGCGtccctgtggtgctgctgctggcgggcggcgcgggcgccGTGCCTGCTGCCGGGCAGGCGGGTGCTGCAGGCGGGCAGGCGGCTGTGCGCGCTGCTGCCGCGCCTGCACGGCCTCTGCTGCCGCGTGCCCGGCGTCGTGCGCCGCCTCTTCGTGGCCgagctctgcagctggatgGCTCTCATGACTTTCATGCTCTTCTACACGGATTTCGTCGGGGAAGGGCTGTACCACGGCGTGCCCAGGGCCAAGCCGGGCACGGAGGCCAGGCGGCACTACGATGAAG GTGTCCGGATGGGCAGCCTGGGCCTCTTCCTGCAGTGCATCACCTCCATCTTCTTCTCGACAATCATGGACTGGCTGGTGAAGCACTTTGGGACACGGGCAGTGTACCTGGCCAGCGTGGTGTTCTTCCCCGGGCTGGCCTTTGTCATGTGCCTGTCCCGCAGTGTCACCGTGGTCACCATCTCCGCTGCCCTGACTGGCTTCACCTTCTCTGCCCTCCAGATCCTGCCCTACATGCTGGCATCCCTCTACCACCACGACAAACAG GTATTTCTGCATAAATACaagaggaaagaggaggaagacGCCGCTCTGCAGGACAAGAaatcagccttctccaaggggctgctctccagccagaAGCTGTCTTACCAGAACGGCCACACTGGGagcctcttctcctcctcctcctcctcatcttcctccccaccctcctcctccccagcctccCCTCCGGCCgtgtccagctctgctctgtgcgTCGGCTCCCCCTGCGACGTCTCCCTGCGGATGGTGGTGGGAGAGCCGGAGCCGGGGGCTCCTGGCCGGGGGATCTGCCTGGACCTGGCCATCCTGGACAGCgccttcctcctctcccaggtGGTGCCCTCGCTCTTCATGGGCTCCATCGTCCAGTTCACCCAGTCCGTCACTGCCTACATGGTGtcggctgctgggctgggcctgGTCGCCATCTACTTCGCTACCAAAGTCGTCTTTGACAAGGGTGACATGGCCAAGTGCTCCGTGTGA